Proteins encoded by one window of Phenylobacterium soli:
- a CDS encoding MBL fold metallo-hydrolase RNA specificity domain-containing protein — protein sequence MITLTSLGGAGTVTGSKHLLEADGQRLLVDCGLFQGLKRLREQNWQPLPIPAASIDAVVLTHAHLDHSGYLPRLVKDGYRGRIHASSATSDVAELILKDSAHIQEKDAEDANRHGYSKHKPALPLYGVHDAERTMELFSDVAFHEETRVAGGARVTLRRAGHILGAATVQVDWKGTKVVFSGDLGRYGDATMVDPEPVEEADYLLVESTYGDRKHETRDPDEALGDIIERTTQRGGTVIIPTFAVGRAQSLLYHLWKLKQAGRLGLVPIYLDSPMAINATDLLCKHLEDHRLPPDVCSASCDIATYVRDVEQSKAVTADRMPKVILAASGMATGGRVLHHIKAYGPDHRNTILFSGFQAAGTRGRAMVEGAKEVKIHGQWIPINAEVQNLQMLSAHADADEILRWLSGFRRPPKKTFIIHGEPNASDALRLKIEDKLGWDCVVPQMMEPHTL from the coding sequence GTGATCACACTCACCAGCCTCGGCGGCGCCGGCACCGTCACCGGTTCGAAACATCTGCTGGAGGCGGACGGACAGCGGCTGCTGGTCGACTGCGGCCTGTTCCAGGGCCTGAAGCGCCTGCGCGAGCAGAACTGGCAGCCGCTGCCGATCCCGGCGGCCTCCATCGATGCGGTCGTGCTGACCCACGCGCACCTGGACCACTCCGGCTATCTGCCGAGATTGGTGAAGGACGGCTACCGCGGGCGTATCCACGCCAGCTCGGCCACCAGCGATGTCGCCGAGCTGATCTTGAAGGACAGCGCCCACATCCAGGAGAAGGACGCCGAGGACGCCAACCGGCACGGCTACAGCAAGCACAAGCCGGCGCTGCCGCTTTACGGCGTCCACGACGCAGAGCGGACGATGGAGCTCTTCTCGGACGTCGCGTTCCACGAGGAGACCCGGGTCGCCGGCGGAGCCCGGGTGACGCTGCGCCGCGCGGGCCACATCCTGGGCGCCGCCACAGTCCAGGTCGACTGGAAGGGGACGAAGGTGGTCTTCTCCGGCGACCTCGGCCGCTACGGCGACGCCACGATGGTCGATCCCGAACCGGTCGAGGAGGCGGACTATCTTCTGGTGGAATCCACCTACGGCGATCGCAAGCACGAGACGCGCGATCCGGACGAGGCGCTTGGCGACATCATCGAGCGGACCACCCAGCGCGGCGGTACGGTGATCATCCCCACCTTCGCGGTCGGACGGGCCCAGTCGCTGCTCTACCACCTCTGGAAGCTGAAGCAGGCCGGACGGCTGGGGCTCGTCCCCATCTATCTGGACAGCCCGATGGCGATCAATGCCACGGACCTGCTGTGCAAGCACCTCGAAGACCATCGCCTGCCGCCGGATGTCTGTTCAGCATCGTGCGACATCGCCACCTACGTCCGGGATGTCGAGCAGTCCAAGGCCGTGACGGCCGACCGGATGCCGAAGGTCATCCTCGCCGCCAGCGGCATGGCCACGGGCGGCCGGGTGCTGCACCACATCAAGGCCTATGGCCCGGACCACCGGAACACCATCCTGTTCTCCGGTTTCCAGGCCGCCGGCACCCGCGGCCGAGCGATGGTCGAGGGCGCCAAGGAGGTCAAGATCCACGGCCAGTGGATCCCGATCAACGCCGAGGTCCAGAATCTGCAAATGCTGTCGGCCCACGCCGACGCCGACGAGATCCTGCGCTGGCTGTCCGGCTTCCGGCGGCCGCCCAAGAAGACCTTCATCATCCACGGGGAGCCCAACGCCTCGGACGCGCTGCGCCTGAAGATCGAGGACAAGCTCGGCTGGGATTGCGTCGTCCCGCAAATGATGGAGCCGCATACGCTGTGA
- a CDS encoding thymidine phosphorylase family protein, producing the protein MSLDPHSPRGAHQLRARRLGLFAQHESIVLMRRDCHVCRAEGLSARSQVQLMAGGREVYATLYQLDGDLLELDEAALSEEAWRLLGVAPGAPIQVRHAPALESMSSVRRRIYGSRLDDPAIGAIVRDVAAGRYTDVHLAAFLTASSALQLDESETISLTKAMVDVGDRLSWKADMVVDKHCVGGLPGNRTTPIVVAILTACGLVCPKTSSRAITSPAGTADTMETLAPVELDLAAMRHVVDAEGGCIVWGGTVNLSPADDIFIRVERVLDVDTEGQLVASVLSKKIAAGSNHVVLDLPVGPTAKVRSAEAGEELAERLSHVATHFGVKTRCVLTDGSQPVGRGVGPALEAFDVLAVLQNAPEAPQDLSARACLLAGAALELAGVAKAGEGAVLAEAVLADGRAWAKFKAICDAQGGMRTPPTAGLQSPILARRSGRVVHINNRQIATLAKLAGAPERKAAGLTLEVRLGDEIGAGQPLLTLHAESDGELAYALDYASAHPDLVEIQA; encoded by the coding sequence GTGAGCCTCGATCCGCATTCCCCCAGAGGCGCGCACCAGCTGCGCGCCCGGCGGCTGGGCCTCTTCGCACAGCACGAGTCGATCGTCCTGATGCGGCGCGACTGCCATGTGTGCCGGGCGGAAGGGCTGTCCGCCCGCTCCCAGGTCCAGCTCATGGCCGGCGGTCGCGAGGTCTACGCCACCCTCTATCAGCTGGATGGCGACCTCCTCGAGCTGGACGAGGCCGCGCTTTCCGAGGAGGCGTGGCGCCTGCTCGGCGTGGCCCCGGGCGCGCCGATCCAGGTCCGCCACGCGCCGGCGCTGGAATCGATGTCGAGCGTCCGGCGGCGGATCTACGGTTCGCGCCTGGACGACCCCGCCATCGGCGCGATCGTCCGCGACGTCGCGGCGGGGCGATACACCGACGTGCACCTCGCCGCGTTCCTGACCGCCTCGTCGGCTCTACAGCTCGATGAAAGCGAAACCATCTCTCTCACCAAGGCCATGGTCGACGTCGGGGATCGCCTGAGCTGGAAGGCCGACATGGTCGTCGACAAGCATTGCGTCGGCGGTCTGCCGGGCAACCGGACCACGCCTATCGTGGTCGCGATCCTGACCGCCTGCGGGCTGGTCTGCCCGAAAACCTCCTCGCGCGCCATCACCTCGCCGGCCGGCACCGCCGACACCATGGAGACCCTGGCGCCGGTCGAGCTCGATCTTGCGGCCATGCGCCACGTAGTCGACGCCGAAGGCGGCTGCATCGTCTGGGGCGGCACGGTGAACCTCAGCCCAGCCGACGATATCTTCATCCGCGTCGAGCGCGTGCTGGACGTCGATACCGAAGGCCAGCTGGTCGCTTCCGTGCTCTCCAAGAAGATCGCTGCGGGGTCCAACCACGTGGTGCTCGATCTTCCGGTCGGACCAACGGCCAAGGTGCGGTCCGCGGAGGCGGGCGAGGAACTGGCCGAACGCCTCTCGCACGTCGCCACGCACTTCGGCGTGAAGACCCGATGCGTGCTCACCGACGGCAGCCAGCCGGTCGGTCGTGGCGTCGGGCCGGCGCTGGAAGCCTTCGATGTCCTCGCGGTGCTGCAGAACGCCCCCGAGGCGCCCCAGGACCTGAGCGCGCGAGCCTGTCTCCTGGCGGGCGCCGCGCTCGAGCTCGCCGGCGTCGCAAAGGCGGGGGAGGGCGCGGTCCTCGCCGAGGCGGTCCTTGCCGACGGCCGGGCCTGGGCGAAGTTCAAGGCGATCTGCGACGCTCAGGGGGGGATGAGGACGCCGCCCACGGCGGGGCTCCAGTCGCCGATCCTTGCGCGCCGCTCCGGTCGCGTGGTTCACATCAACAATCGCCAGATCGCCACCCTGGCGAAGCTCGCGGGCGCGCCGGAGCGCAAGGCCGCCGGCCTGACACTCGAGGTGCGTCTGGGCGATGAGATCGGCGCCGGACAGCCGCTGCTCACCCTCCACGCGGAATCCGACGGGGAGCTCGCCTACGCGCTCGACTACGCCAGCGCGCACCCCGATCTGGTGGAGATCCAGGCGTGA
- a CDS encoding ribose-phosphate pyrophosphokinase, which yields MTAGPFVFALPGSERQGRDLADRLGAETGVLETRRFPDGESYVRIVSVVAGRDVALVCSLARPDDQFLRLVFAARTLRELGASRITLVAPYLAYMRQDKQFHSGEAVTSTYFADLLSREVDRVITVDPHLHRHKALAEIYAVPAVALHAAPLLADWIAANVAQPLVIGPDLESEQWVADVAGRSEAPYVVLRKARRGDRNVEIATPDLSQWAGRQPVLIDDIASSGRTLIEAARGLAAQGFRPPVCVVVHALFADDAYAELSGVAERIVSTDAVTHPSNGIPLAGLLADAVRT from the coding sequence GTGACCGCGGGCCCGTTCGTCTTCGCCTTACCGGGGTCGGAACGGCAAGGCCGCGACCTCGCGGACCGGCTGGGCGCCGAGACGGGCGTCCTCGAAACGCGGCGGTTCCCGGACGGGGAGTCCTATGTGCGGATCGTCTCCGTCGTTGCGGGACGCGACGTGGCTCTCGTCTGCTCCCTGGCGAGGCCGGACGACCAGTTCCTGCGCCTGGTGTTCGCCGCGCGCACGCTGCGCGAGCTCGGCGCGTCGCGCATCACCCTGGTCGCGCCCTATCTGGCCTACATGCGCCAGGACAAGCAGTTCCATTCCGGCGAGGCGGTGACCTCGACCTACTTCGCCGACCTGCTGTCGCGTGAGGTCGATCGCGTGATCACGGTGGATCCGCATCTGCATCGCCACAAGGCGCTCGCCGAGATCTACGCCGTACCGGCCGTGGCCCTGCATGCTGCGCCCCTGCTCGCCGACTGGATCGCCGCCAACGTCGCGCAGCCGCTGGTCATCGGGCCGGACCTCGAGAGCGAGCAGTGGGTGGCGGACGTCGCCGGCCGCTCAGAGGCCCCCTATGTGGTGCTCCGCAAGGCGCGCCGGGGCGATCGGAACGTCGAGATCGCGACTCCTGACCTGAGCCAGTGGGCTGGGCGCCAGCCGGTGCTGATCGACGACATCGCCTCTTCAGGGCGGACCTTGATCGAGGCCGCCCGCGGGCTCGCCGCCCAGGGCTTTCGACCGCCCGTCTGCGTGGTCGTCCATGCGCTCTTCGCCGATGACGCTTACGCCGAATTGTCGGGTGTCGCCGAGCGCATCGTTTCCACCGACGCGGTCACCCATCCGAGCAACGGCATTCCGCTCGCCGGCTTGCTGGCGGACGCCGTGCGGACCTGA
- a CDS encoding RNA polymerase sigma factor: protein MGHFAAILKGRPPMSLVATACTAAVPADDRGVHLVSGVARPEEVLRLVEMRLRAGRPGHLRFLRSRLRSREDAEDVLQEFALKAIQGAGRLTDLSKVEAWLAITLRNALFDRYRRNAGRARLQESVRAEPICAPEEPEALDRPLDCLSRAIDGLKPETAALLRRAELQETPLKAIAADLAITANNAGVRVHRAREALRQAMKARCAACATPCPLAARFIDGMAA, encoded by the coding sequence ATGGGGCACTTTGCGGCCATCCTGAAGGGACGACCGCCGATGTCACTTGTAGCGACCGCCTGTACCGCCGCCGTTCCGGCAGATGATCGGGGCGTTCACCTCGTCTCAGGCGTCGCGCGGCCGGAAGAGGTGCTGCGCCTCGTGGAAATGCGTCTGCGGGCGGGCCGGCCGGGCCATCTGCGCTTCCTGCGGAGCCGCCTGCGCTCGCGGGAGGACGCCGAAGATGTGCTGCAGGAATTTGCGCTGAAAGCCATCCAGGGGGCGGGTCGGCTCACCGACCTCAGCAAGGTCGAGGCCTGGCTCGCCATCACGCTGCGCAACGCCCTCTTCGATCGCTATCGCCGCAACGCCGGTCGCGCCCGGCTGCAGGAGAGCGTGCGAGCTGAGCCGATCTGTGCGCCTGAGGAACCGGAGGCGCTCGACCGGCCGCTGGACTGCCTGAGCCGCGCCATCGACGGCCTGAAGCCCGAGACGGCCGCATTGCTGCGCCGCGCCGAGCTGCAGGAAACGCCCCTTAAGGCGATCGCCGCCGACCTGGCGATCACCGCCAACAATGCGGGCGTGCGCGTGCACCGTGCCCGCGAGGCGCTCCGCCAGGCGATGAAGGCCCGGTGCGCGGCTTGCGCCACGCCCTGCCCGCTGGCGGCGCGCTTCATCGATGGCATGGCGGCCTGA
- a CDS encoding methionine adenosyltransferase: MRDFVLTPLASSASVVEVVERKGAGHPDTICDALAEQLSRDLCRAYRERFGTILHHNVDKALLSAGRSAPAFGGGRVERPLEIYLAGRATTTAGGKDVPVADIAIEGARRWLGEHLHALDVDRHARIHPVIHPGSADLQGLFNRGAADVPRANDTSIGVGYAPLSPLEQLVLAVDAAIAARAHANGRPAWGEDTKVMGVRIGAHVRLTISCALIGRHLADLDAYLAETAAIERLAVETAGAFPFESCEVTVNAGDRPEAGEVYLTVTGTSAEAGDDGQVGRGNRINGLITPGRPMSLEAAAGKNPVSHVGKIYNVAARDIARRIVETIPGAARAECLLVSQIGAPITEPAVVEVRIDHPARDIRVEVHDAARAIAAETLGGLGARVEAFVSGEVGLY; the protein is encoded by the coding sequence ATGCGAGACTTCGTCCTGACACCGCTCGCGTCGAGCGCGAGCGTCGTCGAGGTGGTCGAGCGCAAGGGCGCGGGCCATCCTGACACCATCTGCGACGCGCTCGCCGAGCAGCTCTCGCGCGACCTCTGCCGCGCCTATCGCGAACGGTTCGGGACCATCCTCCACCACAACGTCGACAAGGCCCTGCTGAGCGCCGGACGCTCAGCCCCGGCGTTCGGCGGCGGGCGCGTCGAGCGCCCGCTCGAGATCTATCTCGCCGGCCGCGCCACAACGACGGCCGGCGGCAAGGACGTCCCGGTCGCGGACATCGCCATCGAGGGCGCGCGGCGGTGGCTGGGGGAGCATCTCCATGCCCTGGATGTGGATCGACACGCGCGCATCCACCCGGTGATCCATCCCGGCTCGGCGGATCTGCAGGGCCTCTTCAACCGCGGAGCCGCCGATGTGCCGCGCGCCAACGACACCTCGATCGGCGTCGGCTACGCCCCCCTGAGCCCGCTCGAGCAGCTGGTCCTCGCCGTGGACGCGGCCATCGCCGCGCGGGCGCATGCCAATGGCAGGCCCGCCTGGGGCGAAGACACCAAGGTCATGGGGGTCCGGATCGGGGCGCACGTGCGCCTGACCATCTCCTGCGCCCTGATCGGACGCCATCTCGCCGACCTCGACGCCTATCTCGCCGAGACGGCCGCCATCGAGCGTCTCGCGGTCGAGACCGCCGGCGCCTTCCCCTTCGAGTCCTGCGAGGTGACCGTCAACGCCGGCGACAGGCCCGAGGCCGGCGAGGTCTACCTCACGGTGACCGGGACGTCGGCCGAGGCGGGCGACGACGGCCAGGTGGGCCGCGGCAATCGCATCAATGGCCTCATCACCCCGGGGCGGCCGATGAGCCTCGAGGCGGCGGCCGGCAAGAACCCCGTCAGCCACGTCGGCAAGATCTACAACGTGGCGGCGCGCGACATCGCCCGTCGGATCGTGGAGACGATCCCGGGCGCCGCCCGAGCCGAATGTCTTCTCGTGAGTCAGATCGGCGCGCCGATCACCGAGCCGGCCGTCGTCGAGGTGCGGATCGACCATCCCGCGCGCGATATTCGGGTCGAAGTTCACGACGCCGCCCGGGCGATCGCCGCCGAAACGCTGGGCGGCCTAGGCGCCCGCGTGGAGGCCTTCGTGTCCGGCGAGGTCGGCCTCTACTAG